The following are encoded together in the Streptomyces tsukubensis genome:
- the dnaB gene encoding replicative DNA helicase, giving the protein MSISEPLDDPWADSGPGDRLPASRRRRDGGDGRDGRDEQHERGREGGSWDGGGNAFERVPPQDLDAEQSVLGGMLLSKDAIADVVEVLKGPDFYRPAHEMVYQAILDLYAKGEPADPITVAAELTRRGELSRVGGAPYLHTLVESVPTAANAEYYAEIVHERAVLRRLVEAGTRITQMGYAADGDVDEIVNSAQAEIYAVTEQRTSEDYLPLGDIMEGALDEIEAIGSRSGEMTGVPTGFTDFDSLTNGLHPGQMVVIAARPAMGKSTLALDFARAASIKNNLPSVIFSLEMGRNEIAMRLLSAEARVALHHMRSGTMTDDDWTRLARRMPDVSAAPLYIDDSPNLSMMEIRAKCRRLKQRNDLKLVIIDYLQLMQSGGSRRPESRQQEVSDMSRNLKLLAKELGLPVIALSQLNRGPEQRTDKKPMVSDLRESGSIEQDADMVILLHREDAYEKESPRAGEADLIVAKHRNGPTATITVAFQGHYSRFVDMAQT; this is encoded by the coding sequence GTGAGTATCTCCGAGCCCTTGGACGACCCCTGGGCCGACAGCGGTCCAGGTGACCGTCTGCCCGCTTCCCGCCGGCGTCGCGACGGGGGCGACGGGCGCGACGGACGGGACGAGCAGCACGAGCGCGGGCGGGAAGGCGGCTCGTGGGACGGCGGGGGCAACGCCTTCGAGCGCGTACCGCCGCAGGATCTCGACGCGGAACAGTCGGTCCTCGGCGGCATGCTGCTGTCCAAGGACGCCATCGCCGATGTCGTCGAAGTACTGAAGGGGCCGGACTTCTACCGGCCGGCACACGAGATGGTCTATCAGGCGATCCTCGACCTGTACGCCAAGGGCGAGCCTGCCGACCCCATCACTGTCGCGGCCGAACTGACCCGGCGCGGCGAGCTCTCGCGGGTGGGCGGCGCTCCCTACCTCCACACGTTGGTCGAGTCGGTCCCGACGGCGGCCAACGCCGAGTACTACGCGGAGATCGTCCACGAGCGTGCGGTGCTGCGCCGCCTGGTGGAGGCCGGCACGCGGATCACCCAGATGGGATACGCGGCGGACGGCGACGTCGATGAGATCGTCAACAGCGCGCAGGCGGAGATCTACGCGGTCACCGAGCAGCGGACCAGCGAGGACTATCTGCCGCTCGGCGACATCATGGAGGGCGCGCTCGACGAGATCGAGGCGATCGGCTCCCGCAGCGGGGAGATGACCGGTGTGCCGACGGGGTTCACCGACTTCGACTCCCTGACGAACGGGCTGCACCCCGGCCAGATGGTGGTCATCGCGGCACGTCCCGCCATGGGTAAGTCGACCTTGGCCCTGGACTTCGCGCGCGCCGCCTCGATCAAGAACAATCTGCCGAGCGTGATCTTCTCGCTCGAAATGGGGCGCAACGAGATCGCGATGCGTCTGCTCTCCGCCGAGGCGCGGGTGGCCCTGCACCACATGCGTTCCGGCACGATGACCGACGACGACTGGACGCGGCTGGCGCGCCGGATGCCCGACGTATCGGCGGCGCCGCTCTACATCGACGACTCACCGAACCTGTCGATGATGGAGATCCGCGCGAAATGCCGGCGGCTCAAGCAGCGCAACGACCTGAAGCTGGTCATCATCGACTACCTCCAGCTCATGCAGTCCGGCGGCTCCCGGCGTCCCGAGAGCCGCCAGCAGGAAGTGTCTGACATGTCACGAAACCTGAAGCTCCTCGCCAAGGAGCTGGGTCTACCGGTGATCGCGCTGTCGCAGCTCAACCGTGGCCCTGAGCAGCGCACCGACAAGAAGCCGATGGTCTCGGACCTCCGAGAGTCGGGCTCGATCGAACAGGACGCGGACATGGTCATCCTGCTCCACCGCGAGGACGCGTACGAGAAGGAGTCCCCGAGAGCGGGCGAGGCCGACCTGATCGTCGCCAAGCACCGAAACGGCCCGACGGCGACCATCACCGTCGCGTTCCAGGGGCATTACTCGCGCTTCGTGGACATGGCGCAGACCTGA
- a CDS encoding IclR family transcriptional regulator, which translates to MSGTPAPPRRSGRPAHGEPILERAFRVLGAFAEAGEGLQLHRLAARSGLPKSTTSRIAAQLMSVGALERLDNGDFVVGLQLLEIASLAPRGHGLRAAALPFMEDLHQVTGQHILLAVRDGHEAVLVERLSARDAAAVKYRVGGRLPLTETGIGIALLAHAPERVRDDALAAATDAGRLRRFMAAIRGEGVCAMTTPNPLSAGPTTMSTVAAPILNREGDPLGALSLVAPDEGGSQATARLALRTASLAISRTVGI; encoded by the coding sequence ATGAGTGGAACGCCTGCGCCACCCCGTCGCTCGGGGCGGCCAGCGCACGGCGAACCGATCCTGGAGCGGGCGTTCCGGGTCCTGGGCGCCTTCGCGGAGGCCGGTGAGGGCCTGCAACTCCACAGACTCGCGGCCCGGTCGGGTCTTCCGAAGAGCACCACTTCGCGGATCGCGGCCCAGCTCATGAGTGTGGGCGCACTCGAACGCCTCGACAACGGCGATTTCGTCGTCGGTCTGCAACTGCTTGAGATCGCCTCGCTGGCCCCCCGTGGCCACGGACTGCGCGCCGCCGCCCTCCCGTTCATGGAGGATCTTCACCAGGTCACCGGGCAGCACATCCTCCTCGCCGTACGCGACGGCCACGAGGCGGTACTCGTCGAGCGCCTGTCGGCCCGGGACGCGGCAGCGGTCAAGTACCGGGTCGGCGGTCGCCTCCCCCTCACCGAGACCGGCATCGGCATCGCCCTGCTGGCCCACGCCCCCGAGCGGGTACGGGACGACGCGCTGGCCGCCGCGACCGACGCGGGCAGGCTCCGCCGATTCATGGCCGCCATCCGTGGGGAGGGCGTCTGCGCGATGACGACACCCAATCCGCTGAGCGCCGGGCCCACCACGATGTCGACGGTCGCCGCCCCGATCCTGAACCGTGAAGGTGACCCATTGGGTGCGCTGTCGCTGGTCGCCCCCGACGAGGGCGGCTCCCAGGCCACCGCTCGACTCGCTCTGCGAACGGCGAGCCTGGCCATCTCCCGGACGGTGGGCATCTGA
- a CDS encoding MarR family winged helix-turn-helix transcriptional regulator: MSDLYQLGRRLAEIALEDMGSDVPDLAPGEFLVLQDLFLHGRSAVGDIAKRTGLAQSRVSTSVRSLVGRSWVTTAADPSDGRKTLVDVTEPIRAAGHQRRAGHADKALTKALAGAEDTERADLIAALERLHQLLVAGRTQRRFPDTVTP, from the coding sequence ATGAGCGACCTGTATCAGCTCGGCCGCCGCTTGGCCGAGATCGCCCTCGAAGACATGGGTTCCGACGTACCCGATCTCGCCCCCGGCGAATTCCTGGTCCTCCAAGACCTCTTCCTGCACGGCCGAAGCGCCGTGGGCGACATCGCCAAGCGCACCGGCCTGGCCCAGAGCCGCGTCTCCACCAGCGTGCGGTCCCTGGTCGGCCGCAGCTGGGTCACCACCGCAGCGGACCCCTCCGACGGACGCAAAACGCTGGTCGACGTCACCGAGCCCATCCGCGCGGCCGGTCACCAGCGCCGGGCCGGGCACGCCGACAAGGCCCTGACCAAAGCGCTGGCCGGGGCGGAAGACACAGAGCGAGCCGACCTCATCGCCGCACTCGAACGCCTCCACCAACTCCTCGTCGCCGGCCGCACACAGCGCCGGTTCCCGGACACGGTCACACCCTGA
- a CDS encoding GrpB family protein, with protein sequence MPFPDELGQVVVVEYRPEWPTEFEQLAGRLRQSLAGLAVAVDHVGSTSVPGLPAKDCVDVQVRMDSIDEVRDIPLLAAIGFRCRPEPWNRMEVSAGHHCRKLVFAPPIGARRCNVHLRESTGPNARFALLFRDYLRADETARRSWGAFKQRLALSVPDLSDYGQIKAPATEVLMEGAERWAAATGWQPRDV encoded by the coding sequence ATGCCGTTTCCCGATGAGCTCGGTCAGGTCGTAGTGGTCGAGTACCGACCGGAGTGGCCGACGGAGTTCGAGCAACTGGCCGGGCGTTTGAGGCAATCCCTGGCGGGTCTCGCGGTCGCGGTCGACCATGTCGGATCCACCTCAGTGCCGGGCCTGCCGGCCAAGGACTGCGTTGACGTGCAGGTGCGGATGGACTCGATCGACGAGGTGCGCGACATTCCGCTGCTCGCCGCGATCGGCTTCCGCTGTCGGCCCGAACCGTGGAACCGCATGGAGGTCTCAGCCGGGCATCACTGTCGCAAGCTCGTGTTCGCGCCTCCGATCGGCGCGCGCCGGTGCAATGTGCACCTCCGGGAGAGCACGGGCCCCAACGCTCGCTTCGCCTTGCTGTTCCGGGACTACCTGCGCGCGGACGAGACCGCCCGGCGGTCGTGGGGGGCGTTCAAGCAGCGGCTTGCGCTGAGCGTGCCGGATCTCTCGGACTATGGGCAGATCAAGGCTCCTGCCACCGAGGTCCTGATGGAGGGAGCCGAACGATGGGCAGCCGCCACCGGTTGGCAGCCGAGGGACGTGTAG